One region of Bacillota bacterium genomic DNA includes:
- a CDS encoding branched-chain amino acid ABC transporter permease produces the protein MGGTIRLGRGKRWLEHPWLFPVVALVFYLVVRFLASGGFINDYWQLVLDQSLIITIGSLGLSLIYGFCGQFSLGHAAFYGIGAYTAGLIGKLYGHGNLAWFVLALLLGAVAAGLVALLVGLPILRLRSDYLGIATLGFGIIVKVLMDNSNKLIPATGGATGMTGTPRIANFTWIFAVAVLVILLVRNLVSSRYGRAWVAIREDEVAADAMGINTTRYKTIAFAVGCALAGLAGGLYAHRYPFVHPSSFDFLKSIDFLIVVVLGGLGSFSGTIATAIAWVFLLEGLRGVLGQAFVDWRGVVYALILVVVIILRPRGLLGGREWGALVPRLSLLGEPFAGKEEHRARVGG, from the coding sequence GTGGGGGGTACGATTCGTTTGGGGCGGGGAAAGCGCTGGCTGGAGCACCCCTGGTTGTTCCCTGTGGTGGCGTTGGTGTTTTACCTGGTGGTGCGGTTCCTGGCCTCGGGTGGGTTCATAAATGACTACTGGCAGTTGGTGCTGGATCAGTCCCTCATCATTACCATCGGATCCCTGGGGCTCAGTCTGATTTACGGTTTCTGCGGTCAGTTCTCTCTCGGGCACGCGGCATTTTACGGCATCGGTGCGTACACGGCCGGGTTGATAGGCAAGCTTTACGGTCATGGCAACCTGGCCTGGTTCGTGCTGGCCCTGCTCCTGGGGGCGGTGGCTGCGGGTCTGGTGGCGCTCCTGGTTGGCTTACCCATCCTGCGCCTGAGGTCCGATTACCTCGGGATTGCCACCCTGGGGTTTGGCATCATTGTAAAAGTGCTCATGGACAACTCCAACAAGTTGATCCCGGCCACCGGCGGGGCCACCGGGATGACGGGTACGCCCAGAATCGCCAATTTCACGTGGATTTTCGCTGTGGCTGTCCTTGTCATCCTTCTGGTGCGAAACCTCGTCTCTTCCCGTTACGGGCGAGCCTGGGTCGCCATCCGGGAAGACGAGGTGGCGGCGGACGCCATGGGCATTAACACGACGCGGTACAAGACCATAGCATTTGCCGTAGGCTGCGCCCTGGCGGGCCTGGCCGGGGGACTGTACGCTCACCGTTACCCTTTCGTGCATCCGTCCAGCTTTGATTTCCTGAAGTCGATCGACTTTCTTATTGTCGTTGTGCTGGGCGGACTGGGGAGTTTCAGTGGCACCATAGCCACCGCCATCGCGTGGGTGTTCCTCCTGGAAGGTCTGCGAGGCGTGCTCGGGCAGGCATTCGTGGACTGGCGCGGCGTAGTGTACGCTCTCATCCTTGTAGTCGTCATCATCCTGCGGCCGCGCGGGCTGCTGGGGGGCAGGGAATGGGGCGCCCTGGTACCCAGGCTGTCGCTCTTGGGGGAGCCGTTTGCCGGGAAGGAGGAGCACCGTGCCCGAGTTGGAGGTTAA
- a CDS encoding MarR family transcriptional regulator, with the protein MEDPGFSERVATIEELLRLVARVLRKHGRDILSQFDITPPQFDALLVLVSHEGITMGELCQKMYLACSTATDLIDRMERAGLLERVRDPHDRRVIRLQVKPRGHEVLNAVIDARRRYLAGVLRRLDDRDLEELTRGLRQVYGLMAGEMASE; encoded by the coding sequence TTGGAAGATCCCGGCTTCTCGGAGCGGGTGGCGACCATCGAAGAATTGTTGCGGCTGGTGGCCAGGGTGCTGCGGAAGCACGGCCGGGACATCCTGTCCCAGTTTGACATCACTCCTCCTCAATTTGATGCCCTGTTGGTGCTGGTAAGCCACGAAGGCATCACCATGGGTGAGTTATGCCAGAAGATGTACCTGGCCTGCAGCACCGCCACCGATCTCATCGACCGCATGGAGCGGGCTGGCCTTCTGGAGAGGGTGCGTGACCCCCATGACCGGCGGGTGATCAGGCTACAGGTCAAGCCGCGCGGGCACGAGGTGCTCAATGCGGTGATAGATGCCCGTCGCCGGTACCTGGCGGGGGTCTTGCGGCGTCTGGACGATCGGGATCTGGAGGAACTCACCCGGGGGTTGCGGCAGGTATACGGATTGATGGCGGGGGAGATGGCATCGGAGTGA
- a CDS encoding pyridoxal phosphate-dependent aminotransferase — protein MNVLSGRAVSLPASPIRAMMAQAARFPDAIRLEMGEPDFTTPEPYMEAAFAAARGGATHYTPTVGIPELRRAIAARLQADYGLDVDPEREIMVSVGTVGALGVACLAVIQPGDEVLVPDPGWPVYRSQIALAGGVVVSVPLREENAFHMQPEDVEARITPRTRVLIINSPHNPTGAVLSEAELRGIAEVAYRHGLVVISDEVYEKLLYDGRRHFPLASIPEIRPQVITVSGVSKTYAMTGWRLGYAYATAELISAMARIQECLASCPSSVSQHAALAAIGGDQEPVARMWEQYERRRRFLVEGLNRLPGISCLMPEGAFYAFPSVKALGRPSAHLAQDLLVRGGVVTVPGSGFGEGGEGYLRLSYATSLEALREALHRMEKFLAARH, from the coding sequence TTGAACGTCCTGTCCGGCCGCGCTGTTTCCCTGCCTGCTTCCCCCATCCGGGCCATGATGGCGCAGGCGGCGCGTTTTCCCGACGCCATCCGCCTGGAGATGGGGGAGCCCGATTTCACCACTCCCGAGCCGTATATGGAGGCGGCATTTGCTGCCGCCAGGGGGGGCGCCACCCACTACACGCCGACGGTGGGCATCCCGGAACTGCGTCGGGCCATCGCCGCCAGGCTACAGGCTGATTACGGGCTCGACGTGGACCCCGAGCGCGAGATAATGGTCAGCGTGGGGACCGTGGGGGCCCTGGGTGTGGCATGCCTGGCGGTGATCCAGCCCGGCGACGAGGTGCTCGTGCCCGATCCCGGCTGGCCTGTATACCGCTCCCAGATCGCCCTGGCGGGCGGGGTAGTTGTTTCCGTTCCCCTTCGCGAGGAAAACGCCTTTCATATGCAGCCGGAGGATGTGGAGGCCCGCATCACCCCGCGCACCCGCGTGCTGATCATCAACTCGCCCCACAATCCCACCGGGGCAGTGTTGAGCGAGGCAGAGCTGCGCGGGATTGCGGAGGTGGCATACCGGCACGGCCTGGTCGTCATCTCCGACGAGGTGTACGAGAAGCTGCTGTACGATGGCAGGAGGCACTTCCCCCTGGCATCCATCCCGGAGATCCGGCCCCAGGTCATAACCGTGTCCGGGGTTTCCAAGACCTATGCCATGACGGGATGGCGCCTCGGGTATGCTTACGCCACCGCCGAACTCATTTCCGCCATGGCCCGCATCCAGGAGTGTCTGGCATCCTGCCCCTCTTCCGTGTCGCAGCATGCTGCCCTGGCTGCGATCGGCGGCGACCAGGAGCCGGTGGCGAGGATGTGGGAACAATATGAACGCCGCCGGCGTTTCCTGGTGGAAGGTTTGAACCGCCTGCCGGGAATCTCGTGTCTTATGCCCGAAGGCGCCTTCTATGCCTTCCCCAGTGTGAAGGCGCTGGGTCGCCCCTCGGCGCACCTGGCCCAGGACCTGCTGGTGCGGGGCGGCGTGGTTACGGTGCCCGGTTCCGGATTCGGCGAGGGCGGAGAAGGATACCTGCGGCTCAGTTACGCCACCTCGCTGGAAGCCCTGCGGGAAGCCCTGCACCGCATGGAGAAGTTCCTCGCCGCGCGTCACTGA
- the murI gene encoding glutamate racemase, translated as MSSREQACRPVGLMDSGVGGLSVVRVLRRRLPAENLIYAADTGRMPYGTRPASQVREFTSGVLRFLARQEVKAAIIACNTATAACWPDIQREFAFPVLGMIQAGARAAVRATRCGRVGIIATAGTVASGEYPRALSSLGVTQVWQQGCPELPLLVEEGVLTGERALGAVTRCLQPLLDHGIDALVLGCTHFPFLSPVIREVVGPDVALVDPAEEVVRELEDLLVARGWLCRGPGGRGWLRLFTSGDPDRVREVASLLLEEKVEASPGEWAMESRTEPGMPRDE; from the coding sequence GTGAGTTCGCGGGAGCAGGCGTGCCGCCCGGTGGGTCTCATGGATTCGGGGGTGGGCGGCCTCTCGGTGGTGCGGGTGCTGCGACGGCGGTTACCCGCAGAAAACCTGATATATGCAGCCGATACCGGACGCATGCCTTACGGCACCCGTCCCGCCTCCCAGGTGCGGGAGTTCACTTCTGGGGTCTTGCGCTTCCTGGCGAGACAGGAGGTGAAGGCCGCCATCATTGCCTGCAACACGGCCACGGCGGCTTGCTGGCCCGACATCCAGCGGGAATTCGCCTTCCCCGTGCTGGGTATGATCCAGGCAGGGGCCCGGGCGGCCGTGCGGGCCACGCGCTGCGGGCGGGTGGGCATCATAGCCACCGCCGGCACGGTTGCCTCCGGGGAGTACCCGCGCGCCCTGAGCTCGCTGGGGGTGACTCAGGTCTGGCAGCAGGGCTGCCCGGAACTGCCCCTTTTGGTGGAAGAGGGTGTTCTAACCGGGGAACGTGCCCTGGGCGCGGTCACCCGGTGTCTTCAGCCCCTCCTGGACCACGGGATCGATGCTCTCGTGCTGGGCTGCACCCACTTCCCGTTCCTGAGCCCGGTAATCCGGGAGGTTGTGGGCCCGGATGTGGCGCTGGTGGACCCGGCCGAGGAAGTGGTACGGGAACTGGAGGATCTGCTGGTTGCCCGGGGCTGGCTGTGCCGGGGTCCGGGGGGCCGGGGCTGGCTCAGGCTGTTTACCAGCGGAGACCCGGACCGCGTCCGGGAGGTGGCCAGCCTGCTGCTGGAGGAAAAGGTGGAGGCATCCCCGGGCGAATGGGCCATGGAGTCCCGGACCGAGCCAGGGATGCCCCGGGACGAGTGA
- a CDS encoding alcohol dehydrogenase catalytic domain-containing protein codes for MPVEALQFVDSIPRWVVSKALGGIWKGVFWSPLACLRYRQVPEPVLPGPDWVKVKTRYSGICGSDMNLILLHDSPSTSPFASFPFTVGHENVGTIAEVGPAVEGFRVGDRVVVDPMLPCEVRGISPPCRLCQRGDHSLCENFTRGNLSPGMLIGSCRDTGGGWSPYFLAHRSQLLHVPDHVSDEQAVLVDPFASSLHALMRHFPTPDQTCLVVGAGIIGLGVVAGLRALGHRGRIVVLARHEFQADLARRYGADEVVRTGPGYVHRMADTLGTRSLKTMIGKPVLENGADIVYECVGSSGSIDDALRFAGRGGKVVLVGLASVPRGVDWSFIWLKELQVVGSFCYSTEEYQGRRVRTYEVALDLMARGAVDLSPLLTHRFRLHEYRKAFRTLTDKKGSRLVKAAFVFD; via the coding sequence ATGCCCGTGGAGGCACTGCAGTTTGTGGACAGCATACCCAGGTGGGTGGTGAGCAAGGCCCTGGGCGGCATCTGGAAGGGCGTGTTCTGGAGCCCTCTTGCCTGCCTCCGCTACCGCCAGGTGCCGGAGCCCGTCCTGCCCGGGCCGGACTGGGTGAAGGTTAAGACCAGGTACTCCGGAATCTGCGGGAGCGACATGAACCTCATCCTTTTGCACGACAGTCCTTCCACTTCCCCCTTCGCCTCTTTCCCATTTACCGTCGGGCACGAGAACGTGGGAACCATCGCCGAGGTCGGGCCTGCGGTTGAGGGTTTCCGGGTGGGTGACCGGGTGGTGGTCGACCCCATGCTCCCCTGTGAGGTGCGCGGCATCTCCCCGCCCTGTCGCCTGTGTCAGCGGGGTGACCACTCCCTGTGTGAGAACTTCACCCGTGGGAATCTCTCCCCCGGCATGCTCATCGGCAGTTGCCGCGACACCGGGGGGGGATGGAGCCCCTACTTCCTCGCCCACCGCAGCCAGCTCCTGCATGTGCCGGATCATGTGAGCGACGAGCAGGCCGTGCTGGTAGACCCCTTCGCTTCCTCACTGCACGCCCTCATGCGCCATTTCCCCACCCCCGACCAGACCTGCCTCGTGGTGGGAGCGGGCATCATCGGCCTGGGGGTGGTGGCCGGGCTGCGGGCGCTAGGACACCGGGGCCGCATCGTGGTCCTGGCCCGCCACGAATTCCAGGCGGACCTCGCCCGGCGCTACGGGGCGGACGAGGTGGTCCGCACGGGTCCAGGATACGTACACAGGATGGCCGACACCCTGGGGACGCGCTCTCTGAAGACCATGATTGGCAAGCCCGTGCTGGAAAACGGCGCGGACATCGTGTACGAATGCGTGGGTTCTTCCGGAAGCATCGACGATGCTCTGCGTTTCGCGGGCCGCGGCGGAAAGGTGGTGCTGGTGGGCCTGGCTTCGGTACCCCGCGGTGTGGACTGGAGCTTCATCTGGCTCAAGGAACTCCAGGTGGTGGGTTCCTTCTGTTACAGCACCGAGGAGTACCAGGGCCGGCGGGTACGCACTTACGAGGTAGCCCTGGATCTCATGGCCCGCGGGGCGGTCGACCTGTCTCCTCTGCTCACCCACCGTTTCCGCCTGCACGAGTACCGGAAGGCCTTCCGGACCCTCACCGACAAAAAAGGCAGCCGCCTGGTCAAGGCCGCCTTCGTCTTCGACTGA
- a CDS encoding ABC transporter substrate-binding protein encodes MRRKIATACALLLVASLLLTVGCAQKPEEKPSAQQPQEKVIRIGMIAPLTGDVKTFGESTKNGFLLALEEAGNQVAGFKIEPVMGDDRNDPTEAVNVATKLCTQDKVKAIVGSVASKCSIPVSEVCEANKVVQISPTSTNPRVTVDLGRRKTYVFRACFIDPFQGTVGAKFALDNLKAKTAAVLYDQGNDYVIGLASYFRDAFKAGGGEIVAWEAYTKDDVDFSAVLTKIAKLKPDILYLPDYYNMVSLIGKQARQKGIKAVFLGGDGWDSSDLDFETMEGGYFTNHYSPEDPRPEVKAWVEKYQKKYGSTPDALATLAYDATVLLLKAIEKAGSDDPTKIRDALQSLEMDTVSGRISFDKDGNPVKPAVILQISGGKQKYVATVRP; translated from the coding sequence GTGAGGCGTAAGATTGCGACGGCGTGCGCACTGTTGCTGGTTGCTTCGCTGCTACTTACCGTGGGTTGCGCACAGAAGCCTGAGGAAAAGCCCAGTGCGCAGCAGCCCCAGGAGAAGGTTATCAGGATCGGCATGATTGCTCCCCTGACGGGCGACGTGAAGACCTTCGGGGAGTCCACCAAGAACGGGTTCCTGCTGGCGCTGGAAGAGGCGGGGAACCAGGTGGCCGGGTTCAAGATCGAGCCGGTGATGGGCGACGATCGCAACGACCCGACGGAAGCGGTGAACGTGGCCACCAAGCTGTGCACGCAGGACAAAGTGAAGGCCATCGTGGGATCCGTGGCGTCCAAGTGCTCGATTCCGGTTTCGGAGGTTTGCGAAGCCAACAAGGTAGTGCAGATCAGCCCCACTTCCACCAACCCGCGCGTGACCGTAGACCTGGGACGGCGCAAGACTTACGTTTTCCGGGCCTGCTTCATCGATCCGTTCCAGGGGACGGTGGGGGCGAAGTTTGCCCTGGACAACCTCAAGGCCAAGACCGCGGCCGTGCTGTATGACCAGGGCAACGACTACGTGATCGGGCTGGCCAGCTATTTCAGGGATGCCTTCAAGGCGGGCGGCGGCGAAATCGTGGCCTGGGAGGCGTACACCAAAGACGACGTAGACTTCTCTGCCGTGCTCACCAAGATCGCCAAGCTGAAGCCAGACATCCTGTACCTGCCGGACTATTACAACATGGTCAGCCTGATCGGCAAGCAGGCCCGCCAGAAGGGCATCAAAGCCGTGTTCCTCGGTGGGGATGGTTGGGACTCCTCCGACCTCGACTTTGAAACCATGGAGGGTGGCTACTTCACCAACCACTACTCGCCCGAAGACCCGCGGCCGGAAGTGAAGGCGTGGGTGGAAAAGTACCAGAAGAAGTACGGTTCCACCCCCGATGCGCTGGCCACGCTGGCATATGACGCCACCGTCCTCCTGTTGAAGGCGATCGAGAAGGCTGGCAGCGACGATCCCACCAAGATCCGGGATGCCCTCCAGTCGCTGGAGATGGACACGGTGAGCGGTCGGATTTCATTTGACAAAGACGGCAACCCGGTGAAGCCCGCCGTCATCCTGCAGATCTCCGGCGGCAAGCAGAAGTACGTGGCCACCGTGCGGCCGTAG
- a CDS encoding ABC transporter ATP-binding protein — MSLEVKDLNVFYGAIQALHGISFRVEEGEIVTLIGANGAGKSTTLRVISGLVRPRSGQVIYGGVDITRMRAHQIVRAGISQCPEGRKIFANLTVLENLEMGAYTRSDRKEIQQSLERVFHHFPRLKERIKQVAGTLSGGEQQMLAMGRALMARPRLLLLDEPSMGLSPILVQEIFSIITDINRDGTTVLLVEQNAAMALSVATRGYVLETGRIVMEGRAADLRADPRVRAAYLGDVVAAS, encoded by the coding sequence ATGAGTCTGGAGGTCAAAGACCTGAACGTGTTCTACGGAGCCATCCAGGCGCTTCACGGCATCTCTTTTCGGGTTGAGGAAGGCGAGATAGTCACCCTGATAGGCGCTAACGGAGCCGGAAAGTCCACCACCCTGCGGGTCATCTCCGGGCTGGTACGACCTCGCTCCGGTCAGGTGATCTACGGGGGAGTCGACATCACCCGGATGCGGGCGCACCAGATCGTGCGAGCCGGTATCAGCCAGTGTCCGGAGGGGCGGAAGATATTCGCCAACCTCACCGTGCTGGAAAACCTGGAGATGGGAGCGTACACACGCTCCGACCGCAAGGAGATTCAGCAAAGCCTGGAGCGTGTTTTCCATCACTTCCCCAGGTTGAAGGAGCGCATCAAGCAGGTGGCGGGAACCCTTTCCGGAGGTGAGCAGCAGATGCTCGCCATGGGGCGGGCCCTGATGGCAAGGCCCCGCCTGCTCCTGCTCGATGAACCTTCCATGGGGCTTTCTCCCATCCTGGTCCAGGAGATATTCTCCATCATCACAGACATCAACCGGGACGGCACCACCGTCCTGCTGGTAGAGCAGAACGCCGCCATGGCTCTTTCGGTTGCGACGCGAGGCTATGTGTTGGAGACCGGCCGCATAGTTATGGAGGGGCGGGCTGCCGATTTACGAGCGGACCCCCGTGTGCGTGCGGCCTACCTGGGGGACGTGGTGGCGGCTTCCTGA
- the panB gene encoding 3-methyl-2-oxobutanoate hydroxymethyltransferase translates to MAREKVTIPYLYQKKARGEKITMLTCYDYPTALLEEKAGVDIILVGDSLAMTVLGYDSTLPATMDVMVVHAQAVRRGAPGAFLIGDMPYMSYQVSKEEAIRNAGRFMAEAGCDAVKLEGGRNVADVVEALTRATIPVMGHLGLTPQSIAQLGGFKAQARDVDTALRVIEDARIIEEAGAFAILLEAVPPEVGKIITERASIPIIGIGAGPHCDGQLLIVHDMLGFFEAFTPRFVKKYTSLNEIILKAFREYMDDVAGGRFPAPEHCYGMKPGEAARLEALVKERLRETAGSAPGGC, encoded by the coding sequence TTGGCCAGAGAGAAAGTCACGATTCCGTACCTGTATCAGAAGAAGGCCCGTGGCGAGAAGATCACCATGCTCACCTGTTACGACTACCCCACTGCCCTGCTGGAGGAAAAGGCGGGCGTGGATATCATCCTGGTGGGCGATTCGCTGGCCATGACCGTGTTGGGGTACGACAGTACCCTCCCCGCCACCATGGACGTCATGGTGGTCCATGCCCAGGCCGTGCGCAGGGGAGCACCGGGGGCCTTCCTCATCGGTGACATGCCCTACATGTCCTACCAGGTCAGTAAAGAGGAAGCAATCCGCAACGCGGGACGGTTCATGGCTGAGGCCGGATGCGACGCCGTCAAGCTGGAAGGCGGGCGGAACGTGGCCGACGTGGTGGAAGCCCTCACCAGGGCCACCATCCCCGTCATGGGACACCTGGGCCTGACCCCGCAGTCCATCGCGCAGTTGGGAGGTTTCAAGGCGCAGGCCCGGGACGTGGACACTGCTTTGCGGGTAATCGAAGATGCCAGGATCATTGAAGAAGCGGGGGCCTTTGCCATCCTGCTGGAGGCGGTGCCCCCCGAGGTGGGCAAGATCATCACCGAACGGGCATCCATCCCCATTATCGGCATCGGCGCCGGACCCCATTGCGACGGGCAACTGCTCATCGTCCATGACATGCTGGGGTTCTTTGAGGCATTCACCCCCAGGTTCGTGAAGAAGTACACCAGCCTCAACGAGATCATCCTCAAGGCGTTCCGCGAGTACATGGACGACGTGGCCGGCGGGCGCTTCCCCGCCCCCGAGCACTGCTACGGCATGAAGCCGGGCGAGGCAGCCCGCCTGGAAGCCCTGGTGAAAGAACGCCTCAGGGAGACTGCGGGCTCGGCGCCGGGTGGTTGCTAA
- a CDS encoding ABC transporter ATP-binding protein: MPELEVKGLTKLFGGLKAVSDFHLTLEQGELVGLIGPNGAGKTTVFNLVTGMISPTAGEVRFRGESIVGLAPYRIFQKGIARTFQNIRLFKEASVLDNVLVALDSGLGYSFFGAALRMRGMMSRELKARSQAMEILEVLGLSRRADEVAKNLPYGDQRRLEIARALAGRPRLLLLDEPAAGMNPAEVRDMVRLIGDLKERFDLTVLLIEHQMGVVMNLCPRIVVMDFGEIIAEGTPAEIQQNPRVLEAYLGKGAVA; encoded by the coding sequence GTGCCCGAGTTGGAGGTTAAGGGGTTGACCAAGCTGTTCGGGGGGCTTAAGGCCGTATCGGACTTTCACCTCACCCTGGAGCAGGGGGAACTGGTCGGTCTGATCGGGCCGAACGGGGCGGGTAAGACCACCGTTTTCAACCTCGTGACCGGCATGATCTCCCCCACCGCTGGGGAGGTCCGTTTCCGGGGTGAAAGCATCGTAGGGCTGGCACCGTACCGCATATTCCAGAAGGGGATCGCCAGGACATTCCAAAACATCCGGCTTTTCAAGGAGGCGTCGGTGCTGGATAATGTCCTGGTGGCCCTTGATTCCGGTCTCGGGTATTCGTTTTTCGGGGCGGCGCTTCGCATGCGCGGGATGATGTCCCGGGAACTGAAGGCCAGGTCGCAGGCGATGGAGATCCTGGAGGTGCTCGGGTTGAGCCGCAGGGCCGATGAGGTAGCCAAGAACCTTCCTTACGGCGACCAGAGGCGGCTGGAGATAGCGCGGGCCCTGGCTGGGCGCCCCCGTCTGCTCCTGCTGGATGAGCCTGCCGCCGGCATGAACCCGGCCGAGGTGCGCGACATGGTGCGGCTAATCGGAGATCTCAAGGAGCGGTTTGACCTCACCGTCCTGCTCATCGAGCACCAGATGGGCGTGGTGATGAACCTGTGCCCGAGAATTGTGGTAATGGATTTCGGAGAGATCATCGCAGAAGGGACGCCGGCGGAAATCCAGCAGAATCCGAGGGTGCTGGAAGCCTACCTGGGGAAGGGGGCCGTGGCCTGA
- a CDS encoding DUF2225 domain-containing protein, whose translation MQASQEPAFCRRCGVRMPSGGIAGYCPDCARELVAHIKRVMPADTKPRVTPVGPRRSAGSQTAGGLLYTTRERCPVCGGTFSATRVAMSRLRVEAREPDFYVRYTPLDPNLYQVWVCPDCGYAAPQGAFAPLLPDERERAAAAGLRLREEGDALLRDLLPGLEPTPVAPPAEGRPAAPVAEGAPARPLSEVLADYRRALYFARCRRRAHGIAAGLYLRLAWIYRTQGESEQDRRLSALALDEYLQAYQGEDGLPGNMDEFGAAYLIGVLSMRAGRLRDAARYLGQVVNARSGAEPAIRKMAQDQWYELQQLWQQREEAPGP comes from the coding sequence GTGCAGGCGTCGCAGGAACCTGCGTTCTGTCGCCGTTGCGGAGTGCGCATGCCCTCGGGAGGCATTGCGGGATACTGTCCCGATTGTGCGCGGGAACTAGTGGCTCACATCAAGAGGGTGATGCCGGCAGATACCAAGCCGCGGGTTACCCCCGTCGGTCCCCGTCGTTCTGCTGGTTCGCAGACGGCAGGTGGACTGCTGTACACCACGCGGGAGCGCTGTCCCGTGTGCGGGGGGACCTTTTCCGCCACCCGGGTGGCGATGAGCCGACTGCGGGTGGAAGCACGGGAACCGGACTTCTACGTTCGCTACACGCCTCTGGATCCCAACCTCTACCAGGTTTGGGTATGTCCGGACTGCGGGTACGCGGCGCCCCAGGGGGCATTCGCTCCCCTGCTTCCGGACGAGCGGGAACGGGCGGCAGCCGCCGGCTTGCGGTTGCGGGAGGAGGGCGACGCTCTCCTCCGGGACCTGCTCCCCGGTCTGGAACCCACACCAGTAGCGCCGCCCGCAGAGGGACGGCCCGCTGCACCGGTCGCCGAGGGGGCCCCGGCCCGACCCCTGTCGGAGGTGCTGGCCGACTACCGGCGTGCCCTGTACTTTGCCCGCTGTCGTAGGCGTGCTCACGGCATCGCGGCTGGGCTGTACCTGCGCCTGGCGTGGATATACCGTACGCAGGGCGAGTCGGAGCAGGATCGACGCCTTTCTGCCCTGGCCCTGGACGAGTACCTGCAGGCGTACCAGGGCGAAGATGGCCTCCCCGGCAACATGGACGAGTTCGGTGCTGCATACCTCATCGGCGTGCTCAGCATGCGGGCAGGACGGCTGCGGGACGCCGCCCGCTACCTGGGGCAGGTGGTGAACGCCCGGTCGGGGGCGGAGCCCGCCATTCGCAAAATGGCCCAGGACCAGTGGTATGAACTGCAGCAGTTGTGGCAACAACGAGAAGAAGCCCCGGGACCGTGA
- a CDS encoding branched-chain amino acid ABC transporter permease yields MTLVLEQIFNGLQLGFVYALIALGYTMVYGIIRLINFAHGDVFMVGAYLGVLGYTAWGLPFPLAIVVAMVLCAVLGVSIERVAYRPLRYAPRIAALISAIGVSLFLEYFCSLKFVFGPNYRVVSRPFEVVNFTVGGANLSNIQIVVAVVVVVLLALLQYMLFHTKVGKAMRAVSYDHDAARLMGINVDSIISVTFAIGSALAAAGGVLYAVAYPRIWPFLGIMPGLKAFTAAVLGGIGIVPGAVLGAIIMGQVDVLSAAFISSQFRDAIAFSVLILVLLVRPTGVLGSRQPEKV; encoded by the coding sequence GTGACACTCGTTCTGGAGCAGATTTTCAACGGACTGCAACTGGGATTCGTGTACGCCCTCATTGCCCTCGGGTACACCATGGTATACGGCATCATCAGACTGATAAACTTCGCCCACGGTGACGTGTTCATGGTGGGGGCGTACCTGGGCGTGCTCGGCTACACCGCGTGGGGGTTGCCCTTCCCTCTGGCTATTGTGGTGGCCATGGTCCTGTGCGCTGTCCTGGGGGTTTCCATCGAGAGGGTGGCTTACCGCCCCCTCCGTTACGCCCCTCGCATCGCAGCGCTCATCAGTGCCATCGGCGTCTCACTGTTTCTTGAATACTTTTGCTCGCTCAAGTTTGTTTTCGGTCCCAACTACCGCGTGGTATCCCGCCCTTTCGAGGTGGTTAACTTCACGGTGGGGGGAGCAAACCTTTCCAACATACAGATCGTGGTGGCGGTCGTGGTCGTGGTGCTCCTGGCTTTGTTACAGTACATGCTTTTTCACACCAAGGTCGGCAAGGCCATGCGCGCGGTTTCCTATGACCACGACGCTGCCCGCCTGATGGGGATAAACGTGGACAGCATCATCTCGGTCACCTTCGCCATTGGGTCCGCGCTGGCGGCTGCCGGGGGTGTGTTGTACGCAGTGGCCTACCCGCGGATCTGGCCCTTCCTGGGTATCATGCCGGGTTTGAAAGCGTTTACCGCGGCTGTCCTGGGCGGAATCGGCATCGTACCGGGGGCGGTCCTGGGTGCCATCATAATGGGGCAGGTGGATGTTCTGTCTGCAGCGTTTATTTCTTCCCAGTTTCGCGACGCCATTGCTTTTTCGGTCCTGATCCTCGTGTTGCTGGTGAGGCCCACGGGTGTTCTGGGCTCGCGGCAGCCAGAGAAGGTGTAG